A DNA window from Argiope bruennichi chromosome X2, qqArgBrue1.1, whole genome shotgun sequence contains the following coding sequences:
- the LOC129959944 gene encoding uncharacterized protein LOC129959944, producing MTKLNGVLSLILVLTFIAMTEAVTPIFLQAITSALATIPFSGGPMTTGLIGAKLGIGTKLLYYLGYFGQGSKRTSPPKPSPKLPKAKITPKLPEGLQPLPLPYALSGGGGFQQMGGGFGGPANFQQMPFAGFEPSQVFQALRAQGYDANTAMQIMNYGAGYGMNSGAGGFGMNIGGFGMNAGGFAPNMPNFPPNMGSGGFGQNIPGFSNGMGGGFNPGSTGFPAGTPQGAFPPGFQPVSNEGADVEANADIGMGEDGQPSSNAEGESSEEPNDVESFFKFLQDMDDNGCISRLICDIGADPKFLGEFSENIHGIVGSLDVQPSSRAYPYVQIMESGKEGGCSAKFPQCGDMAYGIVKSIAPTVGIPQDINLEAVNNL from the exons ATGACGAAACTAAATGGAGTTCTCTCATTGATCCTGGTGCTGACTTTTATTGCGATGACTGAAGCGGTTACTCCCATTTTTCTTCAAGCCATCACTTCAGCTTTAGCCACCATTCCGTTCAGTGGAGGTCCTATGACGACTGGATTAATTGGAGCCAAGCTGGGCATTGGAACGAAACTATTATATTACCTGGGGTATTTTGGTCAAGGATCAAAAAGAACCTCTCCACCTAAGCCCTCACCTAAGCTACCAAAAGCTAAAATCACCCCAAAATTACCCGAAGGGCTACAGCCGCTGCCTCTTCCATATGCTTTATCTGGAGGTGGAGGATTCCAGCAAATGGGTGGAGGATTTGGTGGTCCTGCAAATTTCCAGCAAATGCCTTTTGCTGGTTTTGAACCTTCTCAAGTATTTCAAGCTTTACGAGCTCAAGGATATGACGCAAATACAGCTATGCAAATAATGAATTATGGAGCAGGCTATGGTATGAATAGCGGAGCTGGTGGCTTCGGAATGAATATTGGAGGATTCGGTATGAATGCTGGAGGATTCGCGCCAAATATGCCGAACTTTCCGCCTAACATGGGAAGTGGAGGATTCGGCCAAAATATACCTGGTTTTTCTAACGGTATGGGTGGTGGATTTAATCCAGGATCCACAGGTTTTCCAGCTGGCACACCTCAAG GAGCATTTCCTCCTGGATTTCAGCCAGTCTCTAATGAAGGTGCAGATGTAGAAGCTAATGCGGATATTGGAATGGGCGAAGACGGTCAACCATCTTCAAATGCTGAAGGTGAAAGTTCAGAGGAGCCAAATGACGTCGAAAGCTTCTTTAAATTCTTGCAAGATATGGACGACAATGGGTGCATCTCGCGTCTGATTTGTGATATAGGAGCAGATCCTAAATTTCTCGGAGAATTCTCTGAAAATATTCATGGAATAGTCGG ATCCCTGGATGTGCAACCTTCTAGTCGAGCCTATCCATACGTACAAATAATGGAAAGTGGAAAGGAAGGTGGATGCTCCGCTAAATTTCCTCAGTGCGGTGATATGGCTTATGGAATAGTCAAGAGTATAGCACCAACTGTTGGAATTCCTCAAGATATCAACTTAGAAGCTG